The following are encoded together in the Thalassolituus oleivorans MIL-1 genome:
- the pnuC gene encoding nicotinamide riboside transporter PnuC: MLDTIIAGALNYAQTMSHWETIAVILGVAYLLLAMKQSQWCWYAAFGSTAIFSWLFFDVSLLMESALNVYYLAMAIYGWVAWHKGAHSENESLKIQSWTMNQHALAIGSVLTISLCSGYLLSENTSAIMPYLDSFTTWGAILTTWMVTRKVLENWLYWLVIDGAAIVLYIDRELYLTALLMALYLLLATIGWFIWRKQFNQQTNDDSNLATVN; encoded by the coding sequence ATGCTCGACACCATCATCGCAGGCGCACTCAACTACGCGCAGACTATGAGCCATTGGGAAACCATCGCAGTTATCCTCGGTGTCGCCTATTTGTTGCTGGCAATGAAACAAAGCCAGTGGTGTTGGTATGCAGCCTTTGGCAGCACCGCCATATTTAGCTGGTTATTTTTTGATGTTAGCCTGCTGATGGAATCCGCATTAAATGTGTACTACCTTGCCATGGCGATTTATGGATGGGTTGCGTGGCATAAAGGTGCCCATTCAGAGAATGAATCACTAAAGATACAAAGCTGGACCATGAACCAACATGCGCTTGCGATTGGCTCCGTCCTTACGATTAGTCTCTGTAGCGGTTATTTATTGAGTGAAAACACCAGTGCAATCATGCCGTATTTAGATTCATTCACAACATGGGGCGCAATACTCACCACTTGGATGGTGACGCGCAAAGTTCTAGAGAATTGGCTTTATTGGCTAGTAATCGATGGCGCGGCTATCGTGTTATATATTGATCGTGAATTGTATCTCACAGCATTGTTAATGGCCCTGTACCTACTGCTAGCCACTATAGGCTGGTTTATTTGGCGCAAACAATTTAACCAGCAAACAAACGACGACTCGAATTTAGCAACGGTAAACTAA
- a CDS encoding TonB-dependent receptor → MNTRQNAQLSLLILAIAGTTSTYADDIQLDTVVVEADFRQTDVQQIPEAVTVVGSQQIEARSAEHLEQVLSFAPNVNFSSGASRGRYFQIRGIGERSQFVDPVNPSVGLMIDGIDMTGLGAAATLFDVQQVEVLRGPQGTRFGANALAGMINIRSNDPSKESEGYIKARAGNYDSYGLGGAVSGGLADNLQGRLAVQGFQSDGYLDNTYLNRDDTNKLDEIIARGKLAYQLNNDTDLGLTYLYADIDNGYDAFSLDKNRNTLSDQPGRDSQDTQAVALTVDSRLNNDVQLQAELTGSWNDSEYSYDEDWAYVGIAPDSEYSSFDQYLRNYQRTSADIRLLSGPTGRVINNSSDWVAGIYVMQRNEDLKRNYTYLSAPFTSSLESQAVAFYGELSSDVSVSTRIISGLRFEHWENDYQDNNGINGNTAEGLIGGKITIETLLSPSQMLYGSLARGYKAGGINTDPDISEDNREFDTEFNNTAEVGLKSSLLDDELTTRIAAFYIQRKNQQVKSSYAIQNDDNSLTFQDYLANAAEGRNYGVELESDWNITPSLNWAVSYGYLKTEFIDYHYQTDDGEVNKDGRAQAHAPENSLATSLTTQLLNGLSLRIESEAKDTFYFSDSHDEKSKAYVLWHARLAYDSNNYAVALYGRNLTNRDYEVRGFGGFGNDPRNGYANDRYVQYGEPRLVGIEGTYRF, encoded by the coding sequence ATGAATACCCGCCAGAACGCACAGTTATCACTACTCATACTAGCCATTGCTGGCACAACGAGTACTTATGCAGACGATATTCAATTAGACACCGTCGTGGTGGAAGCCGATTTCCGCCAAACCGATGTACAACAAATTCCAGAAGCCGTGACCGTTGTCGGCAGCCAGCAAATAGAAGCACGCTCTGCCGAGCATCTAGAACAAGTATTAAGCTTTGCACCAAACGTAAACTTCTCTTCGGGCGCATCCCGTGGCCGCTATTTTCAAATTCGCGGTATTGGGGAGCGCAGTCAATTCGTTGATCCAGTCAATCCATCTGTGGGTTTAATGATCGACGGTATCGATATGACCGGCCTAGGTGCTGCCGCTACTCTGTTTGACGTACAACAAGTGGAAGTGCTGCGCGGCCCCCAAGGTACGCGCTTTGGTGCTAACGCCCTCGCTGGCATGATTAATATTCGTAGCAACGACCCAAGCAAAGAATCAGAAGGCTATATCAAGGCACGCGCCGGGAACTACGACAGTTATGGTTTGGGCGGTGCGGTATCTGGCGGCTTAGCCGATAACCTGCAAGGCCGACTGGCTGTGCAAGGCTTCCAGTCCGACGGCTACCTCGACAATACCTATCTCAACCGAGACGACACTAATAAACTCGATGAAATCATCGCCCGCGGTAAATTGGCCTATCAACTCAACAACGATACCGATCTCGGTTTAACCTACCTCTATGCTGATATCGACAATGGCTACGATGCATTTAGCTTAGATAAAAATCGCAACACTTTATCTGACCAACCCGGACGTGATAGCCAAGATACTCAAGCGGTCGCGCTAACCGTAGACTCACGTCTAAACAATGACGTGCAACTGCAAGCGGAATTAACTGGCAGTTGGAACGATAGCGAATACAGTTACGACGAAGACTGGGCTTACGTCGGTATTGCTCCTGATTCTGAGTACAGCTCATTCGACCAGTACCTGCGCAACTATCAACGCACCTCGGCTGATATTCGTCTGCTGTCTGGTCCAACAGGGCGTGTTATTAATAACAGCAGCGATTGGGTGGCTGGCATCTATGTCATGCAACGCAATGAAGATCTAAAGCGCAATTACACCTATTTAAGTGCTCCATTTACCAGTTCGCTGGAAAGCCAAGCGGTCGCGTTTTATGGCGAGTTAAGTTCAGACGTATCCGTAAGCACGCGCATTATTAGCGGCCTACGGTTTGAACATTGGGAGAACGATTACCAAGACAACAATGGTATTAACGGCAATACCGCCGAAGGTTTAATTGGTGGCAAGATCACTATTGAAACTTTGTTAAGCCCAAGCCAAATGCTCTACGGTTCATTGGCTCGCGGTTACAAAGCCGGCGGTATCAATACTGACCCCGATATCTCAGAAGACAATCGAGAATTTGATACAGAATTCAACAACACAGCGGAAGTGGGCTTAAAATCGAGCTTACTAGATGACGAGTTAACGACTCGAATTGCGGCTTTTTATATTCAACGTAAAAACCAACAAGTTAAAAGCTCTTATGCCATTCAAAACGATGACAATAGTCTGACCTTTCAAGATTATTTAGCCAACGCCGCCGAAGGACGCAACTATGGGGTCGAACTCGAAAGCGATTGGAATATCACTCCCTCATTAAATTGGGCTGTCAGCTATGGCTACTTAAAAACAGAGTTTATTGACTACCACTATCAAACCGATGATGGCGAAGTTAATAAAGATGGTCGTGCTCAAGCACATGCACCAGAAAATAGCCTAGCAACTTCGTTAACGACCCAACTGTTAAATGGCTTAAGTCTACGAATTGAGAGCGAAGCAAAAGACACTTTTTACTTCTCGGATAGTCATGACGAGAAATCAAAAGCCTACGTTTTATGGCATGCACGCCTTGCCTACGACAGCAACAATTACGCTGTCGCCCTTTATGGCCGCAACCTAACCAATCGCGATTACGAAGTTCGCGGCTTTGGTGGTTTTGGTAATGATCCGCGTAATGGTTATGCCAATGATCGCTACGTGCAATACGGCGAACCGCGCTTAGTCGGCATTGAAGGTACGTATCGTTTCTAA
- the htpX gene encoding protease HtpX, translating into MLRIVLFLATNLAVVFVASITLSLLGVGSYLNSSGSGMDLGNLLAFCLVFGMVGSVISLLLSKVMAKWGMRVQIIDQPHNSGEQWLVSTVKELADKAGIGMPEVGIFESSAPNAFATGWNRNNALVAVSTGLLQRMEKEEVKAVLGHEIGHVANGDMITLALIQGVVNAFVMFFARIIGNFVDKAVFKNENGPGIAFFVTTIIAEIVLGILASTIVAWFSRRREFRADQAGAELVSPQAMAAALMRLKETYEQPSELNGELVAFGIRGEGKFSALFSTHPPLDARINALRERYGR; encoded by the coding sequence ATGTTGCGTATCGTTTTATTCTTAGCCACTAACTTAGCGGTTGTGTTTGTGGCCAGCATTACTCTCTCGCTGTTAGGTGTGGGGAGTTATCTTAATTCCAGTGGTTCCGGCATGGACTTAGGCAATCTTTTAGCCTTCTGTCTTGTGTTCGGTATGGTTGGCTCCGTTATATCTTTGCTGCTATCTAAGGTAATGGCTAAGTGGGGAATGCGTGTCCAAATCATCGATCAACCCCACAATTCCGGCGAACAGTGGCTGGTTAGTACGGTAAAAGAACTGGCGGATAAGGCCGGTATTGGCATGCCAGAGGTTGGTATTTTTGAATCATCCGCTCCCAATGCGTTTGCTACCGGTTGGAACCGCAACAACGCCTTGGTCGCCGTGTCTACTGGCTTGCTACAGCGTATGGAAAAAGAAGAAGTGAAAGCCGTGTTGGGGCATGAAATTGGTCACGTTGCTAATGGCGATATGATTACACTGGCTTTGATTCAAGGGGTGGTTAACGCCTTTGTGATGTTCTTCGCGCGGATTATCGGTAACTTTGTTGATAAAGCCGTATTTAAGAATGAGAACGGCCCAGGCATCGCCTTCTTTGTAACCACGATCATTGCCGAAATTGTCTTGGGTATACTGGCATCCACCATCGTTGCTTGGTTTAGTCGCCGTCGCGAATTTCGTGCCGATCAAGCCGGTGCTGAACTCGTTAGCCCGCAAGCTATGGCTGCAGCCTTGATGCGCTTGAAAGAAACCTATGAGCAGCCAAGCGAATTGAATGGCGAGCTGGTGGCTTTTGGTATTCGAGGTGAAGGCAAGTTTTCCGCACTGTTCTCAACTCATCCACCACTAGATGCACGTATCAATGCCCTGCGTGAGCGTTATGGTCGCTGA